A genomic segment from Deferribacterota bacterium encodes:
- a CDS encoding 2-isopropylmalate synthase yields the protein MSDKVVIFDTTLRDGEQSPGFSMNVDEKLRFAKQLEKLGVDVIEAGFPISSKGDFEAVKKIAEEIKDVKVAGLCRANRKDIEVGYEALKNAQNPRIHTFIATSKIHMEYKLKKNEKEVLDISKDSVRFARNLCSDVEFSAEDATRTDIEFLCKLIEEVIDAGATTVNIPDTVGYTVPDEYAAMVNKIMNTVPNIDKAILSVHCHNDLGLAVSNSLAALQAGARQVEGSINGIGERAGNAALEEIIMALEVRKDFFKNLKTNINIKEIYKTSRLLVSITGIEVQPNKAIVGRNAFAHEAGIHQDGVIKERSTYEIMTPETIGVPSSKLVLGKHSGRHALSTRLEELGFTLTKEELDKIYIKFKELADKKKEVYDEDLVAIVENQLSTVQEFYTLEYVNYVSGNVTVPTATIQISHNGSLLTEASIGDGPVDAAFKAIEKLTGITGRLKSYKIKSVTAGKDAQGEVTVVVEFDNSGLDISGHALSTDVLNASTSAYLNALNRYLSRQKKLH from the coding sequence GGTTTGCAAAACAACTGGAAAAATTAGGTGTTGATGTTATAGAGGCAGGTTTTCCAATATCATCAAAAGGAGACTTTGAGGCTGTAAAAAAAATTGCAGAAGAAATTAAGGATGTGAAAGTTGCAGGATTATGCAGGGCAAATAGAAAAGACATTGAGGTTGGATATGAGGCATTAAAAAATGCTCAAAACCCAAGAATTCACACCTTTATTGCTACATCAAAAATCCATATGGAGTATAAACTAAAGAAAAATGAAAAGGAAGTTTTAGATATATCAAAGGATTCTGTTAGATTTGCAAGAAACTTGTGTAGCGATGTTGAATTTTCTGCTGAGGATGCAACTAGAACAGATATTGAATTTTTGTGCAAATTAATAGAGGAAGTCATAGACGCAGGCGCTACAACAGTAAATATTCCTGATACTGTTGGTTATACCGTTCCCGATGAATATGCTGCAATGGTAAATAAGATTATGAACACAGTCCCCAATATTGACAAAGCTATACTTTCGGTTCACTGTCACAATGATTTAGGCTTGGCTGTATCAAACTCTTTAGCTGCGCTACAAGCTGGTGCTAGACAGGTTGAAGGATCAATAAATGGCATTGGAGAACGTGCTGGTAATGCTGCCTTAGAGGAAATTATAATGGCCCTTGAGGTTAGAAAAGACTTCTTTAAAAACCTAAAAACCAACATTAATATAAAGGAAATATATAAAACAAGTAGATTATTAGTATCTATAACAGGCATTGAAGTACAACCCAATAAAGCAATAGTTGGTAGAAATGCCTTTGCTCATGAGGCTGGTATTCATCAGGATGGTGTTATCAAAGAAAGATCAACCTATGAGATTATGACTCCCGAAACTATAGGTGTCCCTTCTAGCAAGCTTGTATTAGGAAAGCATTCTGGTAGGCATGCATTGTCTACTAGATTAGAAGAACTGGGTTTCACTTTGACAAAAGAGGAGCTTGATAAAATTTATATAAAATTTAAAGAATTAGCTGACAAAAAGAAGGAAGTTTATGATGAAGATCTTGTTGCAATTGTTGAAAATCAACTCTCAACAGTTCAAGAATTCTACACATTAGAGTATGTTAATTATGTAAGTGGCAATGTCACAGTCCCAACTGCAACAATTCAAATATCTCATAATGGGTCATTGTTGACTGAGGCATCTATTGGTGATGGTCCAGTTGATGCGGCTTTCAAAGCAATAGAAAAACTAACAGGCATTACTGGAAGACTAAAAAGCTATAAAATCAAATCGGTAACAGCAGGGAAAGACGCACAAGGGGAGGTAACGGTTGTTGTAGAATTTGATAATTCAGGTCTTGACATATCAGGGCATGCCTTATCTACAGATGTATTAAATGCATCAACCTCTGCTTATTTGAATGCCTTAAACAGATATTTAAGTAGGCAAAAAAAATTGCATTAA
- a CDS encoding universal stress protein: MVDINKILFPTDFSETSKKAFKYAVEFANVFNAELEILHIQLDEAQVVAFYLPESTLRNVKKELEESTKQQLDDFCNIYRHQLEKVNYYKKILKGIPHVEIIEEAKETNADMIIIGTHGRSGFEHVLFGSTTEKVIRKAPCPVLTVSLRGLELKNK, from the coding sequence ATGGTTGATATAAATAAGATCTTATTTCCAACAGACTTTTCTGAGACTTCTAAAAAAGCTTTTAAATATGCTGTTGAATTTGCTAATGTATTTAATGCAGAGCTTGAAATATTGCATATACAATTAGATGAAGCACAAGTTGTAGCATTTTATTTACCTGAATCTACCCTTAGAAATGTAAAAAAAGAGCTAGAAGAGAGCACAAAACAACAATTAGATGATTTCTGTAATATTTACAGACACCAACTTGAAAAAGTTAATTATTACAAGAAAATATTGAAGGGCATCCCTCATGTAGAGATTATAGAGGAGGCAAAGGAGACTAATGCCGACATGATAATTATTGGAACACATGGCAGAAGTGGTTTTGAGCACGTGCTCTTTGGATCAACAACAGAAAAAGTTATAAGAAAAGCCCCTTGTCCTGTCTTGACAGTTAGTCTAAGAGGCTTGGAACTTAAAAATAAATAA
- a CDS encoding rhodanese-like domain-containing protein produces MSVRTFIFIFLVFPFTCIWGAGLISTNDAFYELNYNGNVRFVDTRDVKSYQSGHIADAVVIINSDLTETVNGVPGMAKPPQEIVNIFRENGIDRENRVIVYANGSSPNDYMYASRIIALLNYVKINDTYLMDGGFTKWVSENKGYEAGPEMASPSNLVYNGYDSNILVDLAYIEQNLYNDYVVFIDTRNINYFIGVDKDIRLYRHGHIPGAINIDASSLTKKINNYYVIISEQELADIIYETGYEDYQDIFEKTLITYCNTGVQASGGWFVFKYVYNHQDVSIYEGSMSEYSRSSLPLE; encoded by the coding sequence ATGAGTGTTAGAACATTTATTTTTATCTTTTTAGTTTTCCCATTTACTTGCATATGGGGAGCAGGGCTTATTTCTACTAATGATGCCTTTTATGAATTAAATTATAATGGAAATGTTAGATTTGTTGATACAAGGGATGTAAAATCATATCAAAGTGGGCATATTGCAGATGCAGTGGTGATTATTAATAGTGATCTCACAGAGACAGTTAATGGAGTTCCTGGTATGGCTAAACCTCCACAAGAGATTGTAAATATTTTTAGAGAAAATGGTATTGATAGAGAGAACAGGGTTATTGTATATGCAAATGGTAGCTCTCCTAATGATTATATGTATGCCTCACGGATTATTGCTCTTTTAAATTATGTTAAAATTAATGATACATACTTGATGGATGGTGGCTTTACAAAATGGGTTTCAGAGAATAAGGGATATGAAGCTGGCCCAGAGATGGCATCCCCTTCAAATTTAGTATATAATGGCTATGATAGTAATATACTCGTAGATTTAGCCTATATTGAACAGAACTTATACAACGATTATGTAGTGTTTATTGACACGAGAAATATAAACTATTTTATTGGTGTAGATAAGGACATAAGACTTTATAGGCATGGGCACATTCCTGGTGCAATAAATATTGATGCTTCTTCTCTTACAAAGAAAATAAACAACTATTATGTGATAATAAGTGAGCAAGAGCTAGCTGACATAATATATGAAACAGGTTATGAAGACTATCAAGATATTTTTGAAAAAACGCTTATAACTTACTGTAATACAGGAGTGCAGGCTTCTGGCGGTTGGTTTGTATTCAAATATGTATATAACCATCAAGATGTAAGTATATATGAAGGTTCTATGAGTGAATACAGCAGAAGTAGCCTGCCGTTAGAATAA
- a CDS encoding flavodoxin domain-containing protein, with the protein MELSIIYHSKTGNTKEIAQIIASGAKEVRDVEAKCMPIEEVDGEYLDRSKAVVFGCPTYLADISWQLKKWFDESKRYNLKGKLGAMFATENYLGGGADFALLTLAGHMLVKGMLVYSSGSSEGRPYIHYGAVCIKNGDSEQRERARIFGKRVALKATELFNS; encoded by the coding sequence ATGGAATTGTCAATTATATATCACAGTAAAACGGGAAATACAAAAGAGATAGCCCAGATAATTGCTAGTGGAGCAAAAGAAGTAAGAGATGTAGAAGCAAAGTGTATGCCCATAGAAGAGGTTGATGGTGAATATCTAGATAGATCAAAGGCTGTTGTTTTTGGATGCCCCACATATCTTGCTGACATTTCGTGGCAATTAAAGAAATGGTTTGACGAATCAAAACGTTACAATCTGAAAGGGAAACTAGGGGCTATGTTTGCTACAGAAAATTATTTAGGTGGAGGAGCAGATTTTGCTTTATTGACATTAGCAGGGCATATGCTAGTTAAAGGGATGTTAGTATATTCTAGTGGTTCTTCGGAGGGGCGACCATATATTCATTATGGTGCTGTATGTATTAAAAATGGTGATTCTGAGCAGCGGGAAAGAGCAAGGATTTTTGGTAAAAGAGTTGCTTTAAAAGCTACTGAGTTGTTTAATAGTTGA
- a CDS encoding PaaI family thioesterase translates to MDHNNRIATERFFEFMNQTPFFSWAGLKIIDAHNGEATIALEVQDHHRGGGGTEAINGGIVAYMFDGLLGMAIASKWGSDIIGQVTVSLNIEYLRMIQASTMVMGKGRVVQLTKTLAFAEGEVYDEKQVLCAKCTGIYKVFRSNA, encoded by the coding sequence ATGGATCATAATAATCGAATTGCCACGGAGCGTTTTTTTGAATTTATGAATCAGACCCCCTTCTTTTCATGGGCAGGTCTTAAGATTATCGATGCCCATAACGGAGAGGCCACGATTGCTCTAGAGGTTCAAGACCACCACCGCGGTGGTGGTGGAACAGAGGCTATTAATGGCGGCATCGTAGCCTACATGTTCGACGGACTTTTAGGTATGGCGATCGCCTCCAAGTGGGGTAGTGATATCATAGGCCAAGTCACAGTTAGCTTGAACATCGAATATCTAAGGATGATCCAGGCCTCCACCATGGTTATGGGAAAAGGAAGAGTTGTACAACTGACAAAGACGCTCGCCTTCGCCGAAGGGGAGGTGTATGATGAGAAGCAGGTATTATGCGCGAAGTGTACAGGAATCTATAAAGTTTTCCGCTCAAATGCCTAA
- a CDS encoding DUF362 domain-containing protein, with protein sequence MQSKVYFISARAEKFKYESGLMGKYEKLLEDFNFQNYIEKDAVIPIKIHLGNSGAFRTIRPQFVQKTVERLKKVPSKPFVTDSVRIEAYKYLEVANSAGYNYLTLGAPVVIADGMYGKDSIKVKSGPLLDEVSIASAIYDAESMVVLTHVKGHVQAVFGGAIKNISMGGVSGAPRGGSWKHGRGKMHFLHGDIMKWNKEKCVFCYNCVQICPEECIEFVDNVYTVDEKKCVRCGRCARVCPEDAIEVPITHVDFMKAVSEGAKAVLSTFNKKRVVYINFMLEMQPECDCMSIADTPVVQDQGILLSDDPVAIDKASLDMLKNIKTLPNSLAENIEVNGERDVFSILHGKNADKQLLEAEKMGLGSTSYELIKMA encoded by the coding sequence ATGCAATCAAAAGTGTATTTTATTTCTGCTAGAGCTGAAAAATTTAAATATGAATCTGGATTAATGGGAAAATATGAGAAGTTATTAGAAGATTTTAATTTTCAAAATTATATTGAAAAAGATGCTGTTATACCTATTAAGATACATCTTGGTAATAGTGGGGCATTTAGAACTATAAGGCCACAATTTGTACAAAAAACAGTTGAACGATTGAAGAAAGTCCCATCAAAACCTTTTGTTACTGACTCAGTTAGAATAGAAGCCTATAAATATTTAGAGGTTGCAAATTCTGCAGGTTATAATTACTTAACACTTGGAGCTCCTGTTGTTATAGCAGATGGTATGTATGGGAAAGATTCAATAAAAGTAAAATCAGGACCTTTATTAGATGAGGTTTCCATTGCTTCAGCGATTTATGATGCTGAATCTATGGTCGTTTTGACCCATGTTAAAGGTCACGTTCAAGCTGTCTTTGGAGGAGCTATAAAAAACATTTCTATGGGTGGTGTATCTGGAGCCCCAAGAGGTGGTAGCTGGAAGCACGGAAGAGGTAAAATGCATTTTTTACATGGTGATATTATGAAATGGAATAAGGAAAAATGTGTATTTTGTTATAATTGTGTGCAGATTTGTCCTGAAGAGTGCATTGAATTTGTAGATAATGTTTATACCGTTGATGAAAAAAAGTGTGTTAGATGTGGAAGGTGTGCTAGAGTCTGCCCGGAAGATGCTATTGAGGTGCCTATAACACACGTGGATTTTATGAAAGCTGTTAGTGAAGGCGCTAAGGCTGTACTTTCAACATTTAATAAAAAGAGGGTAGTATATATTAATTTTATGTTAGAGATGCAGCCTGAATGTGATTGCATGTCTATTGCTGATACCCCTGTTGTGCAAGATCAGGGTATATTATTATCTGATGACCCCGTAGCAATAGATAAAGCAAGTTTAGATATGTTAAAGAATATTAAAACCTTACCAAACTCATTAGCAGAAAATATTGAGGTTAATGGTGAAAGAGACGTATTTTCAATATTACATGGCAAAAATGCCGACAAACAGTTATTAGAAGCTGAAAAAATGGGCTTAGGTTCAACAAGTTATGAACTAATTAAAATGGCTTAG